In Chloroflexota bacterium, a single window of DNA contains:
- a CDS encoding acyl-CoA/acyl-ACP dehydrogenase encodes MFDWMLTAEQKRLQEEVREFVRSVPRQLILDMDADKVRYPREYIRWAAERNLLGLRFPAEYGGRGLRWEDEIIALEEVGVLGTSLACLYSLPSIVGEAIAAFGTPAQKEKYLRPTLEGRLTCAEALTEPRGGSDFFGSTCQARREGDVYILNGQKRFVVGAEGADYFFVYARTRPEGPGRIYFRDARVPAENLVGEENCAAEIFWRMMIPERMTSAAGAIGMGRAALEVAARYSDLRTAFGQKIRRFQAVSFKVADALTQLDAARGLVYAAARAIDTGQSHGLIRRMVSEAKKCATETAWLAVNHAMQIMGGIGYTNVYPIERMLRDVRLVMIWTGTNEIMDLLIQHEYYKQLLTEGPAGRDLEMDAPEADRTDEKVYE; translated from the coding sequence ATGTTTGACTGGATGCTCACCGCAGAGCAGAAACGGCTCCAGGAGGAGGTGCGCGAGTTCGTGCGCAGCGTCCCACGCCAACTCATCCTGGACATGGACGCCGACAAGGTGCGTTACCCCCGCGAGTACATCCGCTGGGCCGCCGAGCGCAACCTGCTGGGCCTGCGTTTCCCCGCGGAGTACGGTGGGCGCGGCCTGCGCTGGGAGGATGAGATCATCGCCCTGGAGGAGGTGGGCGTGTTGGGCACGTCGCTGGCGTGCCTGTACTCCCTACCCAGCATCGTGGGCGAGGCCATTGCCGCCTTCGGCACGCCCGCGCAGAAGGAGAAGTACTTGCGCCCGACGCTGGAGGGCCGCCTGACCTGCGCCGAGGCGCTGACCGAACCGCGCGGCGGCTCCGACTTCTTCGGCAGCACGTGCCAGGCGCGCCGCGAGGGCGACGTGTACATCCTCAACGGGCAGAAGCGGTTTGTCGTGGGCGCCGAGGGGGCCGACTACTTCTTCGTGTACGCCCGCACGCGCCCCGAAGGCCCCGGCCGCATCTACTTCCGCGATGCCCGCGTCCCCGCCGAGAACTTGGTGGGCGAGGAGAATTGCGCCGCCGAAATCTTCTGGCGCATGATGATCCCCGAGCGGATGACCTCGGCGGCGGGGGCCATCGGCATGGGCCGCGCCGCACTGGAAGTCGCCGCCCGCTACTCGGACCTGCGCACCGCCTTCGGCCAGAAGATTCGCCGCTTCCAGGCCGTCTCGTTCAAGGTGGCCGACGCCCTCACCCAACTGGACGCCGCCCGCGGATTGGTGTACGCCGCGGCCCGCGCCATTGACACGGGCCAGTCCCACGGCCTGATTCGCCGCATGGTGTCCGAGGCCAAGAAGTGCGCCACGGAGACGGCGTGGCTTGCCGTGAATCACGCTATGCAGATTATGGGCGGCATCGGGTACACCAACGTGTACCCGATTGAGCGGATGCTGCGCGACGTGCGCCTGGTGATGATTTGGACGGGCACCAACGAGATCATGGATTTGCTCATCCAGCACGAGTACTACAAGCAACTGCTGACGGAGGGGCCTGCGGGCCGCGACTTGGAGATGGACGCGCCCGAGGCCGACCGCACCGACGAGAAGGTGTACGAGTAG
- the tnpA gene encoding IS200/IS605 family transposase, producing the protein MPYWQLFYHFVWGTKNGEPLISLEWEASVHNVIAGKAQALGGILHAVGGMPDHVHLVVSVPPKIALADFVGQIKGSSSHFVNHSLDIQGQFAWQAEYGVVSFSGKSLASVVGYVKRQRQHHTEGTCIPGLERLADDLSPQRTRG; encoded by the coding sequence ATGCCCTATTGGCAGCTGTTCTATCACTTTGTATGGGGGACAAAGAACGGCGAGCCCCTCATCAGCCTGGAGTGGGAGGCTTCGGTGCATAACGTCATTGCAGGTAAGGCGCAGGCACTGGGCGGCATTCTGCATGCGGTAGGGGGCATGCCGGATCACGTTCATTTGGTGGTTTCGGTGCCCCCGAAGATCGCGCTTGCCGATTTCGTAGGACAGATCAAGGGCAGTAGTTCACACTTCGTCAATCACAGCCTAGACATACAGGGACAGTTTGCATGGCAGGCCGAGTACGGTGTCGTATCGTTTTCCGGGAAGTCCCTAGCGAGTGTTGTAGGGTACGTCAAACGCCAGCGCCAGCATCACACTGAGGGCACCTGCATCCCCGGACTAGAACGTCTTGCCGATGACCTATCCCCACAACGCACGCGCGGATAG